One segment of Bacteroidales bacterium DNA contains the following:
- a CDS encoding (Fe-S)-binding protein, translating into MLKQILFAISLLITLGIFAYTTWQYYLRFKLTKPYPVKEFGRRFKIMLTVAFGQTKILRKPVIGLMHALVWWGFLVILIGSIEMVIDGLFGTERALSVLGPVYDVITASGDIFALIILFAIIAFLVRRIFLNIRRFTGIEMKHISHKDANLALSLILFLMVSLLGMNTFYLVIHGGMEAGRHGGVGVFPVSQFIAGWSGGMPGGAIHVWHEIFWWSHILGIFLFANILPYSKHFHVFMSVPNVFLSRLEPLGYLPNMPDITKEVKKMMDPSLAFAAPAEGEAAPVSRFGVLDVEDITWKNYLDSLACTECGRCTEVCPANITGKKLSPRKIIMDVRARMKEKAQGLIRDKTFGDGKSLIRDYISEEELWACTTCNACARECPVNINHPSLIVDMRRYLVMEEAKGPGELNAIFTNIENNGAPWQFSPQDRMLWAEEIYMEKVKVSVPIMSDCYARGEKPEYLFWVGSAGAFDDRYKKVTREFVKILAHFGISYAVLGTEEADSGDVARRAGNEMLFQMQALMNIELFNMYEVKKILTCCPHDYNTLKNEYPDFGGQFEVIHHTQFLAEIVQSSKFKVQNAKSKFQISNFRITFHDPCYLGRANSEYDAPRAVLSALCPSLIEMKRSKSFALCCGAGGGQMFKEAEPGNKEVFIERIEDVISAGADIVATACPFCMVMMTDGIKYKNREESLKNYDVAELVSIALGL; encoded by the coding sequence ATGCTGAAACAGATCCTCTTCGCCATCTCATTGCTGATTACGCTGGGAATCTTTGCCTATACGACCTGGCAATATTACCTCAGGTTCAAACTGACCAAACCCTATCCTGTCAAAGAATTCGGCAGGCGTTTCAAGATTATGCTGACGGTGGCTTTCGGACAGACCAAGATCCTGCGAAAACCTGTCATTGGCCTGATGCACGCACTCGTCTGGTGGGGTTTCCTGGTGATCCTCATCGGGAGCATCGAAATGGTGATCGACGGGCTGTTTGGGACGGAAAGGGCGCTGTCTGTTCTCGGTCCGGTGTATGATGTGATTACTGCCTCCGGCGACATTTTCGCTCTCATTATCCTCTTTGCCATCATCGCTTTCCTGGTCAGGAGGATATTTCTGAACATCCGCCGTTTTACCGGCATCGAGATGAAGCATATCTCCCATAAGGATGCTAACCTGGCGCTTTCGCTGATCCTTTTCCTCATGGTGTCTCTGCTGGGGATGAATACCTTTTACCTGGTGATTCATGGGGGCATGGAAGCGGGGAGGCATGGAGGCGTGGGAGTTTTCCCGGTGAGCCAATTCATTGCGGGATGGTCTGGGGGAATGCCCGGAGGAGCAATCCATGTGTGGCACGAAATCTTTTGGTGGTCCCATATCCTTGGCATATTCCTTTTTGCCAATATCCTTCCGTACTCAAAGCATTTCCACGTCTTCATGTCGGTGCCGAATGTGTTTTTAAGCAGGCTGGAACCCCTGGGCTATCTTCCGAATATGCCGGATATCACAAAAGAGGTTAAGAAAATGATGGATCCCAGCCTGGCTTTTGCTGCTCCGGCCGAAGGGGAAGCTGCGCCTGTATCGCGCTTCGGGGTATTGGATGTGGAAGATATCACATGGAAGAACTACCTGGACTCGCTGGCCTGCACAGAATGCGGAAGATGCACCGAAGTCTGCCCGGCGAATATCACCGGGAAGAAACTCTCACCCCGGAAAATCATCATGGATGTCAGGGCGAGGATGAAGGAAAAAGCGCAGGGGCTGATCAGGGACAAGACATTTGGCGATGGCAAATCCCTTATCCGGGATTATATCTCTGAAGAAGAGCTCTGGGCCTGTACCACCTGCAACGCCTGTGCCCGCGAGTGCCCGGTGAACATCAACCATCCCTCGCTGATCGTGGATATGCGGCGCTACCTGGTGATGGAAGAAGCCAAAGGGCCCGGGGAACTGAATGCGATCTTCACCAACATAGAAAACAACGGCGCTCCGTGGCAGTTTTCACCGCAGGACAGGATGTTGTGGGCTGAGGAGATTTATATGGAAAAAGTAAAAGTTTCTGTTCCAATTATGTCCGACTGTTACGCCCGGGGCGAAAAACCTGAGTATCTCTTTTGGGTTGGTTCTGCAGGCGCTTTTGACGACCGCTATAAAAAAGTTACCCGCGAGTTTGTGAAGATATTGGCCCATTTTGGCATAAGCTACGCGGTGCTGGGCACCGAAGAAGCCGACAGCGGCGACGTGGCCCGCCGTGCCGGCAATGAAATGCTCTTCCAGATGCAGGCTCTGATGAATATAGAGCTTTTTAACATGTATGAAGTGAAGAAGATCCTCACCTGCTGCCCGCACGACTACAACACCCTCAAAAATGAATACCCGGATTTCGGCGGGCAGTTTGAGGTGATTCATCACACACAATTCCTCGCCGAAATAGTTCAAAGTTCAAAGTTCAAAGTTCAAAATGCCAAATCCAAATTTCAAATTTCAAATTTCAGGATCACCTTCCATGATCCGTGCTACTTAGGCCGGGCAAATAGCGAATATGACGCTCCGCGCGCAGTGCTCTCCGCCCTATGCCCTTCGCTGATCGAAATGAAAAGGTCGAAAAGCTTTGCCCTTTGCTGCGGTGCCGGTGGCGGACAAATGTTTAAGGAAGCCGAACCGGGGAATAAGGAGGTGTTTATTGAGAGAATTGAAGATGTCATCTCAGCCGGCGCCGATATCGTCGCTACTGCCTGCCCATTCTGTATGGTGATGATGACCGACGGGATCAAGTATAAGAATAGGGAGGAATCGCTGAAAAACTATGATGTTGCAGAACTAGTTAGCATAGCGTTGGGATTGTGA
- a CDS encoding electron transfer flavoprotein subunit alpha/FixB family protein, with the protein MSVLAYTENWDGKFKKISYELVSYAHQLAVQMGTHAIVVSIGDVPEEELKKLGHYGASKIIKVVDSRIDGLINKAFAAIIAQVAEKESADVVVFSHNFTGKALAPRVAVKLKAGVASGVNALPDSLQPFVVKKGVFTGKAIGHITIKSPKKILTLFPNSVETIASDEKATIESFTPQLTDAHFATRVLDVKKVTDKILLTDAEIVVSGGRGMKSADKWGPLEELAGLLGAATACSRPVSDEGWRSHQEHVGQTGKIIGPNVYIALGISGAIQHLGGVSASKHIIAINTDKDAPIFEAAEYGMIADVHQVLPRLIEAVREAKKH; encoded by the coding sequence ATGTCAGTACTAGCATATACAGAGAATTGGGACGGAAAATTCAAGAAGATCAGCTATGAGCTGGTTTCTTACGCGCATCAGCTTGCCGTTCAGATGGGGACCCATGCAATTGTTGTTTCTATCGGGGATGTACCTGAAGAAGAACTTAAAAAGCTTGGTCATTATGGGGCTTCAAAAATTATTAAGGTTGTAGACAGCCGGATAGATGGATTGATCAACAAGGCTTTCGCGGCGATCATTGCTCAGGTAGCTGAAAAGGAATCGGCTGATGTGGTGGTTTTCTCCCATAATTTCACCGGTAAGGCCCTTGCACCCCGGGTAGCGGTGAAGCTAAAAGCCGGCGTTGCATCCGGCGTTAACGCTTTGCCAGACTCTCTTCAGCCTTTTGTCGTCAAAAAGGGAGTTTTTACCGGTAAAGCCATCGGCCATATCACCATTAAATCCCCAAAAAAGATCCTGACCCTTTTCCCGAATTCTGTCGAAACCATTGCATCAGATGAAAAAGCTACGATAGAATCTTTCACGCCCCAACTGACCGATGCACATTTTGCGACCAGGGTGCTGGATGTAAAAAAAGTCACAGATAAAATTTTGCTCACGGATGCAGAAATTGTTGTTTCAGGCGGAAGGGGCATGAAAAGCGCTGACAAGTGGGGCCCGCTGGAAGAGCTGGCCGGGCTTTTAGGCGCTGCCACTGCCTGCTCCAGGCCTGTTTCCGACGAAGGCTGGCGTTCACATCAGGAACATGTGGGCCAGACCGGAAAGATCATCGGCCCGAACGTTTATATTGCCCTGGGTATTTCCGGAGCTATCCAGCATCTGGGCGGCGTAAGCGCATCGAAACATATCATTGCGATCAATACCGACAAAGACGCCCCGATCTTTGAAGCGGCGGAATATGGAATGATAGCTGATGTCCACCAGGTACTGCCCAGGCTGATCGAAGCAGTAAGGGAAGCGAAGAAGCATTGA
- a CDS encoding electron transfer flavoprotein subunit beta/FixA family protein translates to MKILICLSNVPDTTTKIKFTGDSKNFDATGVQWIINPWDELALTRALEIKETSGTTIEKVTVITVGKPETEPTLRKALAIGADDAVRVDADCKDSFQVSAQIADFIKSQPYDIILCGIESSDYNGSTVGGMLAEFLDCPSVSSVSSLQLENGQVRLSREIDGGQEVLETTLPFVAIVQKGITKEPRIPSMRGIMMARTKPLTVKPAIAAEELAEFTSFELPPTHAKCRMIDADNIDELVDVMKNNLKMF, encoded by the coding sequence ATGAAAATCCTGATCTGCCTGAGCAATGTCCCCGACACCACGACGAAAATAAAATTCACAGGTGACTCGAAGAATTTTGATGCGACGGGTGTCCAATGGATCATCAACCCGTGGGACGAACTGGCCCTGACCCGCGCTCTTGAAATCAAGGAAACATCAGGAACCACGATTGAAAAGGTTACCGTGATCACGGTTGGCAAGCCGGAAACGGAGCCTACTCTCCGGAAGGCGCTTGCTATTGGCGCGGATGATGCCGTACGGGTGGATGCTGACTGCAAAGATTCTTTCCAGGTTTCAGCTCAAATAGCTGATTTTATCAAATCCCAGCCCTACGATATTATCCTTTGCGGGATTGAATCGAGCGACTATAACGGTTCCACTGTCGGAGGAATGCTTGCCGAGTTTCTCGATTGCCCTTCAGTTTCTTCTGTTTCCAGCCTGCAACTGGAGAATGGCCAGGTCAGGCTCAGCCGGGAGATCGATGGCGGGCAGGAAGTCCTGGAGACGACCCTGCCTTTTGTGGCGATTGTACAGAAAGGCATAACCAAAGAACCCCGAATCCCGTCCATGCGAGGTATTATGATGGCCCGGACCAAGCCTCTCACCGTCAAACCGGCTATTGCAGCGGAAGAGCTGGCGGAATTTACCAGCTTTGAACTTCCACCTACCCATGCGAAATGCAGGATGATTGATGCGGATAATATCGACGAACTGGTGGATGTCATGAAGAATAATTTGAAGATGTTCTAG
- a CDS encoding acyl-CoA dehydrogenase family protein, with the protein MDFTFTEEQLMIRQAARDYAERELILDVLERDARAEIPWRHIKNLAELGFFGMNVDPKYGGGGMDTIAYVLAIEEISKIDAAMGVILSVHNSLPCFGIEKYGTEEQREKYLPNLASGKTIGAFLLSEPEAGSDATCQRTTAADMGDYYLVNGTKNWISNANCGSVYIVFAQTHPELCHKGINAFIVEKEWPGISLSPHEDKMGLRSSDTHSVMFSDVKVPKANRVGADGFGFAFAMKMLETGRISIAAQATGIAAGAFERSLKYAQERKAFGRPIIEHEGISFKIADMAVKVEAARNFVYKAAWLKDNNQPYGLASSMAKLYAADAAMWVTTEAVQIHGGYGYVKEYHVERLMREAKVTQIYEGTSEIQRIVISRALQR; encoded by the coding sequence ATGGACTTCACCTTTACCGAAGAGCAACTCATGATCCGCCAGGCTGCAAGAGATTATGCCGAGCGGGAACTGATACTGGATGTTTTAGAGCGCGATGCCAGGGCGGAAATACCCTGGCGGCACATTAAAAACCTGGCTGAACTGGGATTCTTCGGTATGAACGTCGACCCGAAATATGGCGGCGGCGGGATGGACACTATTGCTTACGTGCTGGCCATCGAGGAAATATCAAAAATCGATGCCGCCATGGGGGTAATCCTTTCGGTTCATAATTCGCTTCCCTGCTTTGGCATTGAGAAATACGGTACGGAGGAACAGAGAGAAAAATACCTTCCAAACCTTGCAAGCGGAAAGACTATCGGCGCTTTTCTGTTATCAGAACCGGAAGCCGGCTCTGATGCCACTTGCCAACGTACTACCGCTGCCGACATGGGCGATTATTACCTGGTAAACGGCACGAAAAACTGGATCTCCAATGCAAACTGCGGATCGGTCTATATCGTCTTTGCCCAAACCCACCCGGAGTTATGCCATAAAGGGATAAATGCTTTCATAGTCGAAAAAGAGTGGCCCGGAATTTCTCTCTCTCCCCATGAAGATAAAATGGGCCTGCGCAGTTCCGACACCCATTCCGTCATGTTCAGCGATGTAAAAGTCCCGAAAGCAAACCGCGTCGGCGCGGATGGCTTCGGATTTGCATTTGCCATGAAGATGCTCGAAACAGGACGGATCAGTATCGCTGCCCAAGCCACCGGTATTGCTGCCGGCGCATTCGAAAGATCATTGAAATATGCACAGGAAAGAAAAGCATTCGGAAGGCCTATCATAGAACACGAAGGCATCAGTTTTAAAATAGCCGATATGGCTGTCAAGGTGGAGGCTGCCAGGAATTTTGTTTACAAAGCCGCCTGGCTTAAAGATAACAACCAACCTTATGGACTGGCCAGTTCCATGGCCAAGCTCTATGCCGCTGATGCCGCCATGTGGGTCACCACCGAAGCCGTCCAGATCCACGGCGGTTATGGCTATGTAAAGGAATATCACGTCGAACGCCTGATGCGGGAAGCTAAGGTAACCCAGATCTACGAAGGCACTTCGGAGATACAGAGGATCGTGATCTCAAGAGCGCTGCAGCGGTGA
- a CDS encoding nitronate monooxygenase codes for MNRITSLFRIRYPIIQAGMIWCSGWELASAVSNAGGLGLIGSGSMYPDILRQHIRKCKAATDKPFGVNLPLIYPQVDDLIQIIIDEGVKIVFTSAGNPAKYTSFFKERGITVAHVIANTKFARKCEEAGVDAIVAEGFEAGGHNGIEETTTMSLIPMVRQVTSLPLIAAGGIGTGRAMLAAFALGADGVQIGSRFVASEESSAHPDFKRKVIEAKDGDTSLTLKKIIPVRLIKNKFYHEVKALEDKGATREEICELLGHGRAKKGMFEGDLDEGELEIGQVSGYINEIKPAGKIVEEIVAEFEIARGELVNFTYICFSR; via the coding sequence ATGAATAGAATTACTTCTCTCTTCCGGATACGCTATCCAATCATTCAGGCCGGCATGATCTGGTGCTCCGGCTGGGAGCTGGCGTCGGCCGTCAGCAATGCCGGCGGACTTGGCCTTATCGGCTCCGGGTCGATGTACCCGGATATCCTGCGGCAGCATATCCGCAAATGCAAGGCAGCCACTGACAAGCCATTCGGGGTTAATCTCCCGCTGATTTACCCGCAGGTCGATGATCTTATACAGATCATTATTGATGAAGGGGTGAAGATCGTTTTCACTTCGGCAGGTAATCCCGCAAAATATACATCCTTCTTCAAAGAGAGGGGGATCACAGTTGCCCATGTGATCGCCAACACCAAATTTGCCCGGAAGTGTGAGGAAGCAGGGGTGGATGCCATCGTGGCCGAAGGCTTTGAGGCAGGAGGGCATAACGGGATTGAAGAAACCACCACCATGTCGCTGATACCGATGGTTCGCCAGGTGACCAGCCTACCCCTGATCGCTGCCGGTGGCATCGGTACCGGAAGGGCTATGCTGGCGGCATTCGCGCTGGGAGCCGACGGTGTGCAGATCGGCAGCCGGTTCGTGGCGTCGGAAGAGTCGTCCGCACACCCGGATTTCAAAAGGAAAGTCATAGAAGCAAAAGACGGGGATACTTCCCTGACACTGAAGAAAATTATACCGGTAAGATTGATCAAAAACAAGTTCTACCATGAAGTAAAAGCCCTGGAAGATAAAGGCGCTACCCGGGAAGAAATCTGCGAACTGCTTGGACACGGCCGGGCGAAAAAAGGCATGTTTGAAGGCGACCTCGACGAAGGCGAACTTGAAATCGGCCAGGTTTCGGGATATATCAATGAAATCAAGCCGGCCGGTAAGATCGTGGAGGAGATTGTGGCTGAGTTCGAGATAGCGAGGGGGGAATTAGTTAATTTTACCTACATTTGCTTTTCTCGTTAA
- a CDS encoding DEAD/DEAH box helicase family protein: protein MKLYLQSVVENISFENLPGKWQNFDFGRFSSNKVLFDFQRNALKNTLKALYRFYRDEGGEKEKFFTYFDLEESLDFDLHRKQDGKTAKYLLEYDKDYPVVEGKISFSCFINRMSYWMATGSGKTLVIVKLIDLLRQLLQDKEIPERDILFLAHRDDLIEQFKSHVEEFNGFNHDVKINLKNLKEYDQVKRDNVLTFGKNEITIFYYRSDLISDEQKEKIINYQNYDNQGKWYIILDEAHKGDKEDSKRQIFYSILSRNGFLFNFSATFTDPRDYATCVFNFNLSKFIEEGYGKHIYVSGSQVTAFRDQDDYSEIEKQKIVIKTLILLTYIKKHFNKVRNFNSAFYHRPLLLTLVNSVDTEESDLKLFFNELEKVASNEIRNEVMDLAKEELASELEADPDFEFEELKMVYDKKLLQEIDYQDLLTHVYNSPSPGKIEVLKIPGNKNEIIFKLQTSEKPFALIKIGDISGWLKDKLEGYEIIESFENESVFRKLNLDDSEINLLMGSRAFYEGWDSNRPNIVLFVNIGIGSDAKKFVLQSIGRGVRIEPLKNKRKRLANLVQGKEVEIYVYQKVKSFILPIESLFVFGTNAGNLKQIIKALHDEKQDKNIGQEFQVNKASEEKQLLIPVYRDSDNIYAEEDIVQKFRMSRKDFELAQSYYNYLQEKVTLVKFESEVKILAKVAESFSAPDTYFDFDETRSIYDPELLLQRVFDYFSIRNKELEKFKKLEEEIVHFKKIKFSDGEKYNQIIENIQRVKNYDQKEVQEKAIDKEFDKTGDKTVYKQKLKQLEIDFIEEASFEELKIKYIPNHYFIPLIVSENERLDYLNHIITVPSEVKFIEHLEQYLKKEVNLFKNQDWWMFSKLDQSLDEVYIPYYNPKENRISKFKPDFIFWLQKGNNYQILFIDPKGTEHTDGLRKIDGFRRIYEQADKKAPEIFEHDSLKVTARLLLFPAKGGIAGIPEEYRAYWFDSFNDLLERLA, encoded by the coding sequence ATGAAGCTCTATCTGCAATCGGTCGTTGAGAATATTTCATTTGAAAACCTGCCGGGAAAATGGCAGAATTTTGACTTCGGTCGATTTTCATCAAATAAAGTACTGTTTGATTTTCAGAGAAATGCCTTAAAAAATACCCTGAAGGCGCTTTATCGTTTCTACAGAGATGAAGGAGGAGAAAAAGAGAAATTCTTCACTTATTTTGACCTGGAAGAGAGTCTTGATTTCGATTTACACAGAAAGCAAGACGGGAAAACTGCAAAATATCTGCTGGAATATGATAAGGATTATCCTGTTGTTGAAGGAAAAATATCATTTTCTTGTTTCATCAACCGGATGAGTTACTGGATGGCCACGGGATCCGGGAAGACCCTTGTCATCGTAAAACTGATCGATTTGCTCAGGCAACTATTACAAGACAAAGAAATACCTGAAAGAGATATTCTATTCCTGGCCCACCGTGACGACCTCATTGAACAGTTTAAAAGCCATGTGGAAGAATTCAATGGTTTCAATCATGATGTTAAAATCAACCTGAAGAACTTAAAAGAATATGACCAGGTAAAAAGAGACAATGTATTGACTTTTGGTAAAAATGAGATTACAATTTTTTATTACCGTTCCGACCTGATTTCAGACGAACAGAAAGAAAAGATCATCAATTACCAAAACTACGACAATCAGGGCAAATGGTACATTATTCTTGATGAAGCACATAAAGGCGATAAAGAAGACAGCAAAAGACAAATATTCTATTCCATATTAAGCCGGAACGGTTTTCTGTTCAACTTTTCAGCAACTTTTACTGATCCAAGGGATTACGCCACCTGCGTCTTCAATTTTAATTTGTCGAAGTTCATAGAGGAAGGATACGGTAAGCATATCTATGTTTCAGGTTCTCAGGTCACTGCTTTTCGCGATCAGGATGATTATTCCGAAATTGAAAAACAGAAAATCGTTATCAAAACATTGATTTTGCTGACATACATTAAAAAGCATTTTAATAAAGTAAGGAACTTTAACAGCGCTTTTTATCATCGGCCATTACTTTTAACACTGGTAAATTCAGTAGATACAGAGGAATCCGATTTAAAACTCTTCTTTAATGAATTAGAGAAAGTTGCCTCCAATGAAATCAGGAATGAAGTGATGGATTTGGCAAAAGAGGAGTTGGCTTCAGAGCTGGAGGCTGATCCGGATTTTGAATTCGAAGAATTAAAAATGGTTTACGATAAAAAGTTACTGCAGGAGATTGATTATCAGGACCTGCTGACCCATGTCTATAATTCTCCTTCCCCTGGAAAGATTGAAGTGCTTAAAATTCCAGGTAATAAAAATGAAATAATTTTCAAACTTCAGACCTCTGAGAAACCTTTTGCACTAATAAAGATCGGTGATATTTCCGGTTGGCTTAAAGATAAACTGGAAGGTTATGAAATCATTGAAAGCTTTGAAAATGAAAGCGTTTTCAGGAAACTTAACCTGGATGATTCGGAAATCAACCTTTTAATGGGATCCCGGGCTTTTTACGAGGGATGGGATTCAAACAGGCCGAATATTGTATTATTTGTCAACATTGGAATAGGAAGTGATGCAAAGAAGTTTGTACTTCAATCCATTGGACGCGGGGTAAGGATAGAACCGTTAAAAAATAAACGGAAACGCCTGGCAAACTTAGTTCAGGGTAAAGAAGTAGAAATTTACGTGTATCAAAAAGTCAAATCTTTCATCCTTCCAATAGAAAGCTTGTTTGTTTTTGGAACAAACGCCGGAAACCTCAAGCAAATTATCAAGGCCTTGCATGATGAAAAACAAGATAAAAACATCGGCCAGGAATTTCAGGTTAATAAGGCTTCAGAGGAAAAGCAATTGCTGATACCTGTTTATAGGGATTCCGACAATATTTATGCAGAAGAAGATATAGTTCAAAAGTTTAGAATGAGCAGAAAAGATTTCGAACTTGCTCAATCTTATTATAATTATCTGCAGGAAAAAGTGACCCTCGTAAAATTTGAATCCGAAGTAAAAATCCTTGCGAAAGTGGCTGAGAGCTTTTCCGCCCCTGATACGTATTTCGATTTTGATGAAACAAGATCAATTTATGATCCTGAACTGCTTTTGCAAAGAGTGTTTGATTATTTCAGCATCCGGAATAAAGAACTAGAGAAGTTCAAAAAACTTGAGGAGGAAATCGTTCATTTTAAGAAAATTAAATTCAGCGATGGTGAAAAATACAACCAAATAATTGAGAACATCCAACGTGTCAAGAATTACGACCAGAAAGAAGTACAGGAAAAGGCAATTGATAAGGAATTTGATAAGACCGGTGATAAAACCGTTTATAAGCAGAAATTAAAACAGCTTGAAATTGACTTCATTGAGGAAGCCAGTTTTGAAGAATTAAAGATCAAATATATTCCAAATCATTATTTTATTCCTTTAATCGTATCGGAAAATGAAAGGCTTGATTATCTGAATCATATCATTACAGTTCCTAGTGAAGTCAAATTCATCGAACATTTGGAGCAATATCTAAAAAAGGAAGTCAATCTATTTAAAAATCAGGATTGGTGGATGTTTTCAAAACTTGATCAAAGTCTTGATGAAGTTTACATTCCCTATTACAATCCAAAAGAAAACAGAATCTCAAAATTTAAACCTGATTTTATTTTCTGGTTGCAAAAAGGCAATAATTATCAAATATTATTTATTGATCCGAAAGGTACAGAACATACGGATGGATTAAGAAAGATTGATGGATTCAGACGCATTTATGAACAAGCTGATAAAAAGGCACCTGAGATTTTTGAGCATGATAGCCTGAAGGTAACTGCCAGACTATTATTGTTTCCGGCAAAAGGTGGAATTGCCGGAATTCCGGAAGAATACAGGGCCTATTGGTTTGATAGTTTTAATGATTTGCTGGAAAGATTAGCCTGA